The SAR202 cluster bacterium genome window below encodes:
- a CDS encoding PQQ-like beta-propeller repeat protein — MFKRKNILTYLMIIAIVILSGCDSDRFTADYGWASPILVEDSVISMSEKGMVFVADTNLLPVTGESENQRPSAKFSPEDSHQNCDSDYLDKAGEAIYSTPGYSANNSTVIVGYYTGLVVGLRYPDLSLKWCNFIDPLSKGNSNGGFFSFLSFGPRHQPDTLIGNITVHDGLAIMGTSKGFILAMSVDTGNIKWCFNGEVTTAICQPESIMGSIYDSPLVDAGKVYISSLDGSIYALDVYEGTTKIPNATFFQTENKSALISRPSATSGMFIINSLDRNIYVINKKDGSIITTLFNDTEKASGRFWAGSLIDDNQVYSVTTNGRLYKFEIDTSGRKKNMTSVQLKNRGQTAGEDILITSSPILLDDTLIIVDSISGNIWEVSSNSFQSTNIVELSPVKHGSDESWQGIPSEPLAIDRTMYFHSSEKKFLCKKDLHQDAIGCLSVTEK; from the coding sequence ATGTTTAAAAGAAAAAATATATTAACCTACTTAATGATAATTGCAATAGTGATTTTATCAGGTTGTGATAGTGATAGATTCACAGCGGATTATGGTTGGGCTAGTCCAATTCTAGTAGAGGACTCAGTTATAAGCATGTCAGAGAAAGGTATGGTTTTTGTTGCAGATACCAATTTACTTCCTGTGACAGGAGAATCTGAAAACCAAAGACCTTCTGCAAAATTTTCACCAGAAGATAGTCACCAGAATTGTGATTCCGATTACTTAGATAAAGCTGGAGAAGCAATTTATAGTACACCTGGATACAGTGCTAATAATAGTACAGTAATTGTTGGCTATTATACTGGTTTAGTTGTAGGTTTGAGATATCCAGATTTAAGCTTGAAATGGTGTAATTTTATAGATCCATTATCCAAAGGTAATTCTAATGGAGGGTTTTTTAGCTTTTTAAGTTTTGGGCCGAGGCATCAACCGGACACCTTAATTGGTAATATTACTGTTCATGATGGGTTAGCTATAATGGGAACATCTAAAGGTTTTATTTTGGCAATGAGTGTTGATACTGGAAATATTAAGTGGTGTTTTAATGGAGAAGTCACTACTGCTATTTGCCAACCTGAGTCTATAATGGGTTCTATTTATGACTCTCCTTTAGTAGATGCTGGTAAAGTATATATTTCTTCCTTAGATGGATCAATTTATGCATTGGATGTATATGAAGGAACTACCAAAATACCTAATGCGACTTTTTTTCAAACAGAAAATAAATCTGCTTTAATTTCTAGACCATCTGCGACATCGGGTATGTTTATAATTAACTCGCTCGATAGAAACATTTATGTAATAAATAAAAAAGATGGATCAATTATTACGACTCTATTTAATGATACTGAAAAAGCGAGTGGAAGATTTTGGGCAGGTTCTTTGATTGATGACAATCAAGTATACTCTGTTACTACAAATGGAAGATTGTATAAATTTGAAATAGATACTTCGGGACGAAAGAAAAATATGACATCTGTACAGCTAAAAAACAGGGGTCAAACAGCTGGAGAAGATATTTTAATTACAAGTTCTCCAATATTATTAGACGATACTTTGATTATTGTGGATTCTATTTCCGGTAATATTTGGGAAGTTTCATCAAATTCCTTTCAATCTACTAATATTGTGGAACTTTCTCCTGTTAAACATGGTTCTGACGAATCATGGCAGGGTATTCCTTCTGAACCTTTAGCAATTGATAGAACTATGTATTTTCATTCAAGTGAGAAAAAATTCTTATGTAAAAAAGATTTGCATCAAGATGCAATAGGCTGTTTATCAGTAACGGAGAAATAG
- a CDS encoding YidC/Oxa1 family membrane protein insertase, producing the protein MGDLWNALIFDPMLNSLIILYTFLGNNFGLTIIVFTLIVNIIMLPLRLKQIRSTKKLAVLGPRLQAIQKKYANDSQRRGQETMRIYKEEGISPLGCLGPLVIQMPIWISLYWCIYALIPTFPENFASLTSHMYDSLEFLDTAIPLNSTFLGLDLAQPVALFALLVGGSMWVLQKMSMMESTDPRQQQTQKMMLWMMPFMFGFLCLQFPSGLSMYWMTSNLVGIAVQYFVAGWGGLIQSTDTNQSTTVKQSIINEDDVSSEEEDLDEKQHKNKRQDGRRRNRNSSNRTRRKQR; encoded by the coding sequence ATGGGAGATTTATGGAACGCATTGATTTTTGATCCAATGTTAAATAGCTTAATAATATTATATACATTTTTAGGAAATAACTTTGGTTTAACAATTATTGTATTTACTTTAATCGTCAATATAATAATGTTGCCTTTGAGACTTAAACAAATACGTTCTACAAAAAAACTTGCTGTACTTGGACCAAGATTACAGGCTATTCAGAAGAAATATGCAAATGATTCTCAGCGTAGAGGACAAGAAACTATGAGAATCTACAAAGAAGAAGGTATTAGTCCACTAGGTTGTTTAGGTCCATTAGTAATTCAAATGCCCATATGGATAAGCTTGTATTGGTGTATATATGCTTTAATTCCCACGTTTCCAGAAAATTTTGCAAGCTTGACTTCACATATGTACGATTCTCTAGAATTTTTGGATACAGCTATTCCGTTGAACAGTACATTTTTAGGTTTAGATTTGGCACAACCAGTAGCATTATTTGCATTACTTGTGGGCGGTTCGATGTGGGTTTTGCAAAAAATGTCCATGATGGAATCTACAGATCCCAGACAACAACAGACACAAAAAATGATGTTATGGATGATGCCTTTCATGTTTGGATTTTTATGTTTGCAATTTCCATCCGGCTTATCTATGTATTGGATGACAAGTAATTTAGTTGGTATAGCAGTTCAATACTTCGTTGCTGGTTGGGGTGGTTTGATTCAAAGTACAGATACAAATCAATCTACAACAGTAAAACAATCAATAATAAATGAAGACGATGTTTCTTCAGAAGAGGAGGATTTAGATGAGAAACAGCATAAAAATAAGCGGCAAGACGGTAGAAGACGCAATAGAAATAGCTCTAATAGAACTCGACGTAAGCAGAGATGA
- a CDS encoding protein jag, with the protein MRNSIKISGKTVEDAIEIALIELDVSRDEVSIDIISEGKSGLFGIGATEATVKVTRLGDSSAASGTAITYLNEILSFLDVDALATIRTVNNSKNKGPVIDIQGEDAGLLIGKKGENLSALQFILNRILRSNSVDSFVTLDIEQYKERRSQSLNTLAAKVADRVMNNKRSITLEPMTASERRVIHTALADHPGVKTESFGSGYNRKVVVMPNNA; encoded by the coding sequence ATGAGAAACAGCATAAAAATAAGCGGCAAGACGGTAGAAGACGCAATAGAAATAGCTCTAATAGAACTCGACGTAAGCAGAGATGAAGTATCCATAGATATCATATCAGAAGGTAAGTCAGGTCTTTTTGGCATTGGTGCAACAGAAGCAACCGTAAAGGTTACTCGGCTAGGAGATTCTTCCGCAGCATCAGGTACAGCAATAACATATCTAAATGAAATATTATCTTTTTTAGATGTTGATGCTTTAGCAACAATCAGAACTGTAAACAATAGTAAAAACAAAGGACCAGTTATTGATATACAGGGTGAGGATGCTGGTTTACTTATAGGTAAAAAAGGTGAAAATCTAAGTGCATTACAATTTATATTAAATAGAATATTAAGATCTAACAGTGTCGATTCATTTGTTACGTTAGATATAGAGCAATACAAGGAAAGAAGATCGCAATCATTAAATACTTTAGCAGCTAAAGTTGCCGATAGGGTGATGAATAATAAACGTTCAATAACCTTGGAGCCGATGACAGCTTCAGAACGAAGAGTTATTCATACAGCTCTTGCAGATCATCCAGGTGTTAAAACCGAGAGTTTTGGTTCAGGGTATAACCGTAAAGTAGTGGTTATGCCAAATAACGCTTAA
- a CDS encoding thiamine pyrophosphate-binding protein, producing the protein MLIENCLIELGKYRKDEVVVACESSSHVWNSVSNNQNLDIYFEDCMGKGSSLGLGIALAKPNSKVIVLDGDGSLLMNLGSLATVSEVQPENFIHFVVQNGSYAGSGNQPIPSSSQLSFSKMADAVGYAKTFEFDNIEDFTLDIETILNTPGPIFVTLKVENDPNYIAPKTKHDLKDSIELVRLNLKNS; encoded by the coding sequence ATGTTGATTGAAAATTGTCTTATTGAGCTTGGTAAATACCGAAAAGATGAAGTTGTGGTTGCTTGTGAATCAAGTAGCCATGTGTGGAATTCTGTTAGCAATAATCAAAACTTGGATATATATTTTGAAGACTGTATGGGTAAAGGATCCTCACTTGGTTTAGGTATTGCATTAGCTAAACCAAACAGTAAAGTTATCGTTTTAGACGGCGATGGGAGTTTGCTAATGAACTTAGGTTCATTAGCAACCGTTAGCGAGGTTCAACCTGAAAATTTCATCCATTTTGTAGTCCAGAATGGTTCATATGCAGGATCAGGAAATCAACCGATACCTTCAAGTAGCCAACTTTCTTTTTCAAAAATGGCTGATGCTGTAGGTTATGCAAAAACGTTTGAATTTGACAATATTGAAGATTTCACTTTAGACATTGAAACTATATTAAACACCCCAGGACCAATATTTGTAACATTGAAGGTCGAAAATGACCCTAATTATATTGCTCCAAAAACAAAACACGATCTAAAAGACAGTATTGAATTGGTCAGGTTAAATCTAAAGAATTCTTAA
- a CDS encoding DinB family protein: MSKVNDYLKNMAESRAKVIAKLQNVPDEAMTLPIPNRDNISVRFIFYRLVAHEIEHTIHLAKTVRSLGVHLSEAEQILEELAESRGKLIGMLSTLTDEELDTKPSAEDWSPREVVDHILEVEEGSYSDQIISALEK; this comes from the coding sequence ATGAGTAAAGTAAATGATTATTTAAAAAATATGGCAGAATCTAGAGCAAAAGTCATAGCTAAATTACAAAATGTTCCCGATGAGGCTATGACTTTACCAATACCAAATAGAGATAATATATCTGTACGTTTTATATTTTACAGACTAGTTGCTCATGAAATAGAACATACTATTCACCTAGCGAAAACTGTAAGATCTTTAGGCGTACATTTGAGTGAAGCAGAACAAATTCTTGAAGAGTTAGCTGAAAGTCGCGGAAAATTAATCGGAATGTTAAGCACATTAACTGATGAAGAGCTTGATACCAAACCATCTGCAGAAGATTGGTCACCTAGAGAAGTAGTTGACCATATACTAGAAGTAGAAGAAGGCAGTTATTCTGACCAAATAATCAGTGCTTTAGAAAAATAA
- a CDS encoding CapA family protein, which yields MPKKSDSTLRIVMVGDVIITEAIDPEIAFGNALPILQNGDITLANVEGVICDESVSTLPGKTESGSGGHVRMPSGPIEKILKFANVDAVSTANNHTMDYGEEGLIQTLNALDKAKIPHAGSGMNIDEAHKPVYLDSKGRKIGFLSYTSCYVPLTFPAGENKPGCAVVNAQTAYEASYNAPYQPGSIPRIISWANPEHLEVMKEDVRRAKINSDIVIISWHWGQTARGNARSLGVPVEIAPCYVTEYQEEMAHTAIDAGADIIMGHHPHEPQGIEIYKGKPIFYSLGNFSFGGTAIRSIERDSCIAQVDIDSLGRKRVSILPIRISSENIPNVLTPRQGKSLIQYYGILSRKYQTIFKTTGKEVVAKKVDAKIEAPVY from the coding sequence ATGCCTAAAAAATCTGATTCGACCTTACGTATAGTAATGGTAGGAGATGTAATAATTACAGAAGCTATTGATCCGGAAATTGCCTTTGGGAACGCTTTACCAATTCTGCAAAATGGTGACATCACCTTAGCAAATGTCGAAGGAGTAATATGTGATGAATCAGTATCTACTCTTCCAGGTAAAACAGAATCAGGAAGTGGAGGACATGTGCGAATGCCCTCTGGTCCAATTGAAAAAATATTGAAATTCGCAAATGTAGATGCTGTTTCTACTGCGAATAACCATACCATGGATTATGGAGAGGAAGGCCTTATTCAAACTCTCAATGCTTTAGATAAAGCAAAAATACCGCATGCTGGTTCTGGGATGAATATAGATGAAGCACATAAACCTGTTTATCTTGACTCTAAGGGCAGAAAAATTGGATTTTTATCATACACCTCTTGTTATGTTCCTTTAACATTTCCCGCAGGAGAAAACAAACCTGGATGTGCAGTAGTAAATGCACAAACCGCATACGAAGCTTCATATAATGCCCCATATCAACCAGGTTCAATTCCAAGAATAATTAGTTGGGCTAATCCAGAACATTTAGAAGTAATGAAAGAAGATGTACGTAGGGCAAAAATTAATTCAGATATAGTTATAATTAGTTGGCACTGGGGACAAACTGCAAGGGGTAATGCTCGATCTTTAGGTGTACCAGTAGAAATTGCTCCATGCTATGTCACAGAGTATCAAGAAGAAATGGCTCATACTGCAATAGATGCAGGAGCAGATATTATTATGGGTCATCATCCTCATGAACCCCAAGGAATAGAAATTTACAAAGGTAAACCAATTTTCTACAGTTTGGGGAATTTCTCATTTGGAGGAACAGCAATTCGATCAATAGAGCGAGATTCTTGTATTGCACAGGTAGATATAGACAGCTTAGGTAGAAAAAGAGTTTCCATACTACCTATTCGTATAAGCAGTGAAAATATTCCCAATGTACTAACTCCTCGACAAGGTAAAAGTTTAATTCAATATTACGGAATACTTTCAAGAAAATATCAAACCATATTTAAAACAACCGGAAAAGAAGTAGTTGCAAAAAAGGTTGATGCTAAAATTGAAGCTCCAGTTTACTAA
- a CDS encoding MBL fold metallo-hydrolase, whose protein sequence is MRHFFHIYPTKRKKKSSMKISEYVYRVHINEDDSPFGTYHPGGSSIYFIGDPDTNMVVMDTGEHYRSWTDQILAYHKELGSPNISNIYITHGHYDHIGGVDRLQKTFQCKVGCHINLKPKLQMILEEGIVFSIEDQEILKVNDNINLLALYTPGHENDHICYFLQEEQIMFTGDTVLGSSSSSVRNLKQYMNSLEIILAHKPTKVFPAHGALVEDGTAKIKSYIQHRTKRETQIIDALTKNASQTVYEIVDFVYPKDLNPNLREAAARNVRTHLEKLSEEGKIEETSPLYSLNNN, encoded by the coding sequence ATGAGACATTTTTTTCATATTTATCCAACAAAAAGAAAGAAAAAATCATCTATGAAAATTTCTGAATATGTTTATAGAGTCCATATCAATGAAGACGATAGTCCGTTCGGCACTTATCACCCAGGAGGTTCAAGTATATATTTCATTGGGGATCCTGATACTAATATGGTTGTCATGGATACTGGCGAACATTATCGAAGTTGGACTGATCAAATACTTGCCTATCACAAAGAATTAGGCTCTCCAAATATTTCCAACATTTATATTACCCATGGTCACTACGACCATATTGGGGGAGTTGATCGTCTCCAAAAAACATTTCAATGTAAAGTTGGATGCCATATAAATTTAAAACCTAAATTGCAGATGATTCTAGAAGAGGGAATTGTATTTTCTATAGAAGATCAAGAAATATTAAAGGTTAATGATAATATCAACCTTTTAGCTCTCTACACACCAGGGCATGAAAATGACCATATTTGCTATTTTCTACAAGAAGAACAAATTATGTTTACAGGAGACACAGTATTAGGAAGTTCTTCATCTTCAGTAAGAAATTTAAAACAGTATATGAATAGTCTAGAAATTATACTTGCCCATAAACCCACAAAAGTTTTTCCAGCACATGGAGCTTTAGTAGAAGATGGGACTGCAAAAATAAAATCTTATATACAGCACCGCACAAAAAGAGAAACGCAAATTATTGATGCCTTAACTAAAAATGCATCTCAAACAGTTTATGAAATTGTAGATTTTGTATATCCTAAAGATTTAAATCCTAATCTTAGAGAGGCTGCTGCCCGAAACGTTCGAACTCACTTAGAAAAATTATCGGAAGAAGGGAAAATAGAAGAAACTAGCCCTTTATATTCTCTAAATAATAACTGA
- a CDS encoding CoA transferase — translation MKGPLENIRVLDFSEIIAGPFAGMLLSDMGADVIKIEPPWGEPWRFSQPIVPNESRTYISLNRGKKSLTLDLNKDSAKQIIYDLINDIDVVIVNYRPDVPANLGIDYDTLSKMNPKLIYCQNTAYGSEGNDSYRPGYDIIIQAMSGLMAADGKLNEGIPQSISATALADFSTALTMSMSICAALHARSITGKGQKIEASLLATALALQTTSFLEVEMVDKEPKEELIETINLLRETGAPYSDIHDYVDGIRLNNPAAFGIRMIYYRTYQAKDSVIAVACLSDRLRKKMADAIGIYDRRFEPGYKADLEDNIAFTQNLRKEVEELFLTKTVEEWMEVLDSAGVPCGPVKFVSELMTDNQVIANDIIREHEHPLVGKIKMIGPIVKMSETPLVPHDPSPTLGQNNDEILSALGYSEQKIKELRDSGAVGE, via the coding sequence ATGAAAGGTCCTTTAGAAAATATACGTGTTTTGGATTTTTCAGAAATTATAGCAGGTCCTTTTGCAGGTATGCTTTTATCTGATATGGGCGCTGATGTCATAAAAATAGAACCACCTTGGGGAGAGCCGTGGAGATTTTCTCAGCCAATCGTTCCAAATGAAAGTCGGACATATATTAGTTTAAATCGTGGGAAAAAAAGTCTTACCTTGGATTTAAATAAAGATTCTGCAAAGCAAATTATCTATGATTTAATCAATGATATAGACGTTGTAATTGTAAATTACCGTCCAGATGTCCCCGCAAATCTTGGGATAGATTATGATACTTTGTCAAAAATGAATCCTAAATTAATTTATTGTCAAAATACTGCCTACGGAAGTGAAGGAAATGATAGTTATCGTCCAGGTTACGACATAATTATCCAAGCTATGAGTGGATTGATGGCTGCTGATGGTAAACTTAATGAAGGTATACCACAATCTATAAGTGCGACTGCTCTTGCTGATTTTTCAACTGCATTGACTATGAGCATGTCAATATGTGCGGCTTTACATGCCAGATCAATCACTGGAAAAGGACAAAAAATAGAAGCTTCTTTATTAGCAACAGCATTAGCATTACAGACTACAAGTTTTTTAGAAGTTGAAATGGTTGATAAAGAACCAAAAGAAGAGCTAATTGAAACAATTAATTTATTGAGAGAAACCGGTGCTCCTTACAGTGATATCCATGATTATGTTGATGGAATAAGACTAAATAATCCTGCAGCATTCGGCATTAGAATGATTTATTACAGAACCTATCAGGCTAAAGATAGTGTTATAGCTGTAGCCTGTTTAAGTGACAGACTTAGAAAAAAAATGGCAGATGCTATAGGAATTTATGATCGAAGGTTTGAACCAGGTTACAAAGCTGATCTGGAAGATAATATTGCATTTACTCAAAATCTTAGAAAAGAAGTAGAAGAACTATTCCTTACTAAAACTGTAGAAGAATGGATGGAAGTCTTGGATAGTGCTGGAGTTCCATGTGGCCCTGTAAAATTCGTATCTGAACTTATGACAGATAATCAAGTTATTGCAAATGATATCATTCGTGAACATGAACATCCGTTGGTTGGAAAAATAAAAATGATAGGGCCTATAGTTAAAATGTCTGAAACTCCACTTGTCCCACATGATCCATCTCCGACGTTAGGTCAAAATAATGATGAGATATTAAGTGCATTAGGATATTCAGAACAAAAGATAAAAGAATTGAGAGATTCTGGGGCTGTTGGTGAATAA